The DNA window GGTGAAAAAGAACCCGTCGGTGTCGAAGTCACCCATTGTGCGTTCGTAAATCCCTTCGAGGTACCAGCCGGTGAGCGGGAAAATCGGGTTATCGCGCCAGTCCAGAGCAGCGATGAATCTCAGGTTGGTTTCGTCACCTTCCGCAATGAAAGAGTCGGGTCTTCTCGGGTTTTCACTGAAGTCACCTTTGAAGACACTCCAATCGATATTTCGGTCCAGGGCGTCGTAAGTTTGTCTGGCTATTTCAAATCGGAGCGTGTGAATCTCGAGGAATTTATGATGGACATAAAGCCGTAAGCCCTGTTTGCCAAAGTAGTCTTTGTGATCGTTTCTAAGAAAAAGGCTTGCCAAGGAGTTTTCCACTTCGCTGATCACCCAGTCATCGTTTGATGCCAACTTTCTGAAATATTCCGCGCCCAGGGTTAAATGTTTGAAATCAAAAAAATCTTTTCTAACTCCTGCGGCGTAGCGAAATCGTTTGCCGGAATCGTTCCAGAAACCAAGACCAACATCTCCGTAAAACTGTAAACCGGAGACAGACTTCGGTCGGATTTTGACGCCAAAATTAGCAAACAAGCCTTCGATGCGATTATATCTCGGATTTGTATAAAATCCAATCGGTTTTTCGAAATCAAAATCGCCTACTTCTTCAACTTTGTCAAAGAAAAACTGAGCGTTTGCCAATTGAAAATAAACCAGTTGAATTACGAAAATAAAGAAGATTATAAACCTGCGCATTCAGCCTCCACGACTTTCCAATTTACTCCGTCAGCGATTCCAGAGAAATTTAGTGATGAATTAAATTTTAAGGGTGGAAAATAGGAAAAAAAGCGATGAGAAGCAAGGAGTAATTGGGTGCAGGAGAGGCGAATGATTTATCTCCTATTTGAACTTTTTAAAGTTAAAGGGGGTAAAAAAAATTGAAATTAGTTGCATTTAATAATATAGCCTCTGTTCAATTTCTCATACTATACTAACATTCTTGTGTTCTGCATTGGCATCTCATCCCACGTACGACCGTCCAACAATCGACCTGCGGCTTTTTTATTGAATCCACCCCATTGCTTAAAGAAAAAAGGCACTCCCTGGCATAGGCACTGATGACGGATATCAGTGACCCAACTTTTTTGGATAGGTCTAGCCCCATGACCCGATTCTCCTCCCACAATTACCCAATCAATCCCTTCCAGTTTTAATCCCTTGAGTGGACCAATCAATGGCTCTAAGGAAAGAAATTTAGTATGGGCTGATGTTCGTCGAAGATGATCTATACGAAACATTGCTGATTCATTCTCGACACTAACACCTTGCCAAATGTTACGAGACCAGTTTATTAAAGGGTTTAAATCTTCTAACCTGTCCGCACGTTTGGTTAAGATTTGAAATTGATGCCAATGTGCGCGAGCCATGATTTGGAAAACTTTCCGAATAAAATCGACCGGTACATCTTTGTGAAATAAGTCAGACATAGAGTTTACAAAAATGGTCCGCGGTTTTTTCCAGCGTAGTGGTTGTTCAAGTGTTTCTGGGTGCAATTTAACAACACCATTAAAATGTTTCTTATACGGATTTATCAAGCCTGCATATTTTTCCTGCCCCATCGCAGATAACCGTCTAGTTAAAGTTACGGCGTAACAGTGGTCACATCCTGTGCTTGCTCGCGTGCATCCTGTAACAGGATTCCAAGTTGCCTCCGTCCATTCTATTGATGAGTTAGTGGACACTTCTATTCTCTAAAATCAATCATCAAACATTTAGGCCAGTTGCCTATTCGGCGCGTTCTGCTGTTTGGCGTTGGATCAGAATACGATATTTTTCCTCGCTCAAGTGCTTTTTCAAGTTCAATCCTTACATGTTTGGGCAAAAAAGTCTCAGTTTCCTTAATCACCCAATCAAATATTGTGTTAACATTCACACCACTTTGCCCTTTAAACTG is part of the candidate division KSB1 bacterium genome and encodes:
- a CDS encoding BamA/TamA family outer membrane protein, with the translated sequence MRRFIIFFIFVIQLVYFQLANAQFFFDKVEEVGDFDFEKPIGFYTNPRYNRIEGLFANFGVKIRPKSVSGLQFYGDVGLGFWNDSGKRFRYAAGVRKDFFDFKHLTLGAEYFRKLASNDDWVISEVENSLASLFLRNDHKDYFGKQGLRLYVHHKFLEIHTLRFEIARQTYDALDRNIDWSVFKGDFSENPRRPDSFIAEGDETNLRFIAALDWRDNPIFPLTGWYLEGIYERTMGDFDTDGFFFTVKRFQQTFGNHRLFIRGMLGARRGDIGIKSSLAAPDTLFEQYSIDLGGIGNLRGFEAKEFTGNRMVMLNANYLFGGDILQKVPLQGIPFFGAIWAALSMGVFVDTGWAWTTDDLGSGLVSGFGDLDLDDLKTNVGVSLLVLEGVLRLDIAKRTDRSNDDYRITLRLLKTF
- a CDS encoding phage Gp37/Gp68 family protein; translation: MSTNSSIEWTEATWNPVTGCTRASTGCDHCYAVTLTRRLSAMGQEKYAGLINPYKKHFNGVVKLHPETLEQPLRWKKPRTIFVNSMSDLFHKDVPVDFIRKVFQIMARAHWHQFQILTKRADRLEDLNPLINWSRNIWQGVSVENESAMFRIDHLRRTSAHTKFLSLEPLIGPLKGLKLEGIDWVIVGGESGHGARPIQKSWVTDIRHQCLCQGVPFFFKQWGGFNKKAAGRLLDGRTWDEMPMQNTRMLV